One Acetobacter ghanensis DNA window includes the following coding sequences:
- a CDS encoding TetR/AcrR family transcriptional regulator encodes MVEGVAHSGGRPSHEAAEELDRTVIDVATTEFMSRGYAATSVERIAKVIGCSKATIYRRYPSKKELFRAVVHVRCQGMVAILQDGPETMPDPMDAIKDMLRRFLDFLLVPETVETYRILIMDCQQFASITADLDAAIEPLHQRMNMLLGKVLGWPDTPRNRAEISLMEMSLRGLVTGWPLHQMLSGHTPFANEDEKHRFFEASWNVLESAVRQRIASGPPA; translated from the coding sequence ATGGTAGAGGGAGTAGCACATTCGGGTGGCCGCCCATCGCACGAGGCTGCGGAGGAGCTGGACCGCACGGTTATAGATGTGGCCACAACCGAGTTTATGAGCCGGGGTTACGCGGCCACGTCTGTTGAGCGTATTGCCAAGGTTATTGGGTGTTCCAAGGCGACCATCTACCGGCGTTACCCATCCAAAAAAGAGCTTTTTCGCGCTGTGGTTCATGTCCGTTGTCAGGGGATGGTGGCCATTTTGCAAGATGGGCCGGAAACCATGCCCGACCCCATGGACGCCATAAAGGACATGCTCCGTCGTTTTCTGGACTTTTTGCTGGTGCCCGAAACGGTAGAAACCTACCGGATACTCATTATGGACTGCCAGCAGTTCGCCAGCATTACAGCGGATCTGGACGCGGCTATAGAGCCGCTCCACCAGCGGATGAACATGTTGCTGGGTAAAGTGCTGGGCTGGCCCGATACCCCCAGAAACCGGGCCGAAATTTCACTTATGGAAATGAGCCTGCGCGGGCTGGTTACGGGTTGGCCGCTGCACCAGATGCTAAGCGGACACACACCGTTTGCTAATGAAGACGAAAAACATCGTTTTTTTGAAGCAAGCTGGAATGTGCTGGAGAGCGCAGTACGCCAACGCATAGCTTCCGGCCCACCTGCTTGA